Proteins encoded in a region of the Rhodopirellula halodulae genome:
- a CDS encoding DEAD/DEAH box helicase family protein, which produces MPFKKVNFGHLRRIASVARDPGYLLCYGVNHFDLIVIDEAHRSVYQKYRAIFEYFDSLLLGLTATPRDEVDRDTYGLFGLESGNPTFAYELDQAISDGFLVGFKAISVPLKFQRDGVKYDELSDDEKLEYEEKFYDDETGSLPAAIESPAVNKWLFNQDTVDRVLKKLMTDGLKVGGGDRIGKTLIFAKNHDHAEFIVERFNKNFPKTAGKTARVIDNHVKYAHTLIDDFYIADKAPLVAVSVDMMDTGIDVPEIVNLVFFKIVRSKTKFWQMIGRGTRLCPDLFGPGKDKTEFYIFDYCQNLEFFGQRPDGYDAPLQDSIKTKIFRRRLQVAHQLPASAPSTDHAADATLRIGSESEWRELPEAFHTSSEKELGQLTELRHDLVDQMHEVVTKLDTDNFIVRPKRRYVEKFSNRDNLSKLSPEDVLDLDQNIAPLPYEDDDEEMARRFDLLMLSMQLAILETSPRQARYQRQVISLMGNLEEKQAIPAVAKELELILELQRDETWQNITLPMLELARKKLRDLIKFIDRTGSQETVYTNFMDDEGDEVEITGLVQADPGLANYRLRVERFIREHETHPTIARIKNNLPLHAGDIDSLEAILFADDGPGTRDEFIESLSGNWYLLKA; this is translated from the coding sequence ATTGCATCGGTAGCACGCGACCCAGGCTATCTCCTTTGCTACGGCGTGAACCATTTCGATCTGATCGTCATCGACGAAGCTCACCGCAGCGTTTATCAGAAGTACCGAGCGATCTTCGAGTACTTCGATTCGTTGCTTCTGGGTTTGACCGCGACGCCGCGCGACGAGGTGGATCGTGACACCTACGGGCTATTTGGTTTGGAATCGGGGAACCCTACCTTCGCCTACGAACTTGACCAAGCGATCAGCGATGGTTTTCTGGTCGGATTCAAGGCGATTTCGGTGCCACTGAAGTTTCAGCGTGACGGCGTGAAGTACGACGAGCTGAGCGACGACGAAAAGCTCGAATACGAAGAGAAGTTCTACGATGACGAGACCGGCTCGCTGCCTGCGGCGATCGAGTCGCCAGCGGTCAACAAGTGGTTGTTCAACCAGGACACGGTTGATCGTGTTTTGAAAAAGCTGATGACGGATGGGTTGAAAGTGGGCGGTGGCGACCGCATCGGCAAGACGCTGATCTTTGCCAAAAACCACGATCACGCTGAATTCATCGTCGAACGATTCAACAAGAACTTTCCCAAGACGGCGGGCAAGACTGCCCGCGTGATCGACAACCATGTGAAGTATGCTCATACGTTAATCGACGATTTTTATATCGCGGACAAGGCCCCGCTGGTCGCCGTATCGGTCGACATGATGGACACCGGCATCGACGTGCCCGAAATCGTGAACCTGGTGTTCTTCAAGATCGTTCGCTCGAAGACGAAGTTCTGGCAAATGATCGGCCGGGGGACTCGGCTGTGCCCAGATTTGTTTGGCCCAGGAAAAGACAAGACCGAATTCTACATCTTCGATTATTGCCAAAACCTTGAGTTCTTTGGGCAGCGCCCCGACGGCTACGACGCACCACTACAAGACTCGATCAAGACCAAGATTTTTCGGCGGCGGCTGCAAGTTGCTCATCAATTGCCGGCATCCGCTCCAAGCACGGATCATGCCGCCGACGCGACGCTACGCATCGGCTCCGAGTCCGAGTGGCGTGAACTGCCCGAAGCGTTCCACACCAGCAGCGAGAAAGAACTGGGCCAGTTGACCGAGCTGCGCCACGACTTGGTCGATCAGATGCATGAAGTCGTGACCAAGCTCGATACCGACAACTTCATTGTTCGGCCTAAACGTCGCTACGTCGAAAAATTCTCCAATCGCGATAACCTCAGCAAGCTTTCGCCCGAGGACGTGCTTGATCTGGACCAGAATATCGCTCCGTTGCCGTACGAAGACGATGACGAGGAGATGGCAAGGCGTTTCGATCTGTTGATGCTCAGCATGCAGCTAGCGATCCTGGAAACCTCGCCCAGGCAGGCTCGCTATCAGCGGCAAGTCATTTCACTAATGGGGAACCTGGAGGAAAAACAAGCAATCCCAGCCGTTGCCAAAGAACTCGAGTTGATCTTGGAGTTGCAGCGAGATGAGACTTGGCAAAACATCACTTTGCCGATGTTGGAATTGGCCCGGAAGAAGCTGCGTGATCTGATCAAGTTCATCGACCGCACCGGTTCCCAGGAAACCGTCTACACCAACTTCATGGATGATGAAGGCGACGAAGTCGAGATCACCGGTTTGGTGCAAGCTGATCCAGGGCTGGCAAACTACCGGCTTCGCGTCGAGCGTTTCATTCGTGAGCATGAAACACACCCCACCATTGCACGGATCAAGAACAACCTACCGTTGCACGCCGGCGACATCGACTCACTCGAAGCCATCCTGTTTGCCGATGACGGCCCCGGAACCCGAGACGAGTTCATTGAGAGCCTATCCGGAAACTGGTATTTGCTGAAAGCCTGA